One window from the genome of Faecalibacterium sp. HTF-F encodes:
- the rnhA gene encoding ribonuclease HI produces MKQVEVYTDGACSGNPGPGGWGAVLRYRFNGKVYEKELSGGDDSTTNNRMELTAFIEALRQLKEPCEVRLCSDSQYVINGLQKGWARGWQRRGWKKADGSPALNPDLWAQALEQEARHKITYVWVKGHAGHPENERCDQLAVAQSKAHGGRQGT; encoded by the coding sequence ATGAAGCAGGTCGAAGTGTACACCGACGGCGCATGCAGCGGCAATCCCGGCCCGGGCGGCTGGGGTGCCGTGCTGCGCTACCGTTTTAACGGCAAAGTCTATGAAAAGGAGCTCAGCGGCGGTGATGACAGCACCACCAACAACCGCATGGAGCTGACAGCCTTTATCGAGGCGCTGCGCCAGCTCAAGGAGCCGTGCGAGGTGCGGCTGTGCTCCGACAGCCAGTATGTCATCAACGGGCTGCAGAAGGGCTGGGCCAGAGGATGGCAGCGCAGGGGCTGGAAAAAAGCGGATGGCTCCCCTGCCCTGAACCCGGACCTTTGGGCACAGGCACTGGAGCAGGAAGCCCGGCACAAGATCACCTACGTCTGGGTCAAGGGCCACGCAGGCCACCCGGAGAACGAACGCTGCGACCAGCTGGCCGTGGCACAGAGCAAAGCACATGGCGGGAGGCAGGGAACATGA
- a CDS encoding ribonuclease J, whose translation MAQSKENTNVSARGKAAAANQNAGAPAAQTGEKRPRTTRRPYYNRRPRRPQQPREAAVPIHIYPLGGLGEVGKNMTVYECNGDMIIVDCGLVFPDSDMYGVDMVIPDFTFVVQNKDKIKGLLITHGHEDHIGSIPYLLQKFDLPIYGTRLTCGLIRNKLEEFGLAGKTKFVEITPRQKIRLGCFTIEPIHVNHSIPDSVAFAIDSPAGTIIQTGDFKIDYTPLACGVTDLSTLAEYGQRGVLALLSDSTNSERPGFTATEQKVAAGVRNLFARARNKRIIIATFASNIYRVQQIIDLAVEDGRKVAFSGRSMVNNTAMAQELGYMHIPEGTLISVDELNQYPSEQVVLITTGSQGEPLSALSRMASCSHRQVRVGPGDFIIISANPIPGNEKSVTKIVNGLLLLGAEVIYESMYDVHVSGHACQEEQKLMLTLTKPKYFLPVHGEYKQLKKHALTAASLGIPTSNILIAENGSNVILSQDEMKLGEPVTAGAVMVDGLGVGDVGNVVLRDRKHLSEDGLVIIVATVDSKTGKVLAGPDLVSRGFVYVRENESLMDGAQSIVENALDRCVDEHVRDWNSVKTRVREALSSYIYRRTKRSPMILPILMEV comes from the coding sequence ATGGCACAGTCGAAAGAAAATACCAATGTTTCCGCACGCGGCAAGGCCGCAGCAGCGAATCAGAATGCGGGCGCACCTGCTGCGCAGACGGGCGAAAAGCGCCCCCGCACCACCCGTCGTCCTTATTATAACCGTCGGCCCCGCCGCCCGCAGCAGCCCAGAGAGGCCGCTGTGCCCATCCACATCTATCCGCTGGGCGGTCTGGGTGAAGTGGGCAAGAACATGACCGTCTACGAGTGCAACGGCGATATGATCATCGTGGACTGCGGTCTGGTGTTCCCGGACAGCGACATGTACGGCGTGGATATGGTCATCCCGGACTTCACCTTTGTGGTGCAGAACAAGGATAAGATCAAGGGCCTGCTCATCACCCACGGCCACGAAGACCACATCGGCAGCATCCCGTATCTGCTGCAGAAATTTGATCTGCCCATCTATGGCACCCGCCTGACCTGCGGCCTGATCCGCAACAAGCTGGAAGAGTTCGGTCTGGCAGGCAAGACCAAGTTTGTGGAGATCACCCCCAGACAGAAGATCAGGCTGGGCTGCTTTACCATTGAGCCCATCCATGTGAACCACTCCATCCCGGACTCAGTGGCCTTTGCCATCGACAGCCCGGCGGGCACCATCATCCAGACCGGCGACTTCAAGATCGATTATACCCCGCTGGCCTGCGGTGTCACCGACCTGTCCACACTGGCCGAGTACGGTCAGCGCGGCGTGCTGGCCCTGCTGAGCGATTCCACCAACTCCGAGCGCCCGGGCTTTACCGCCACCGAGCAGAAGGTGGCTGCAGGCGTGCGCAATCTGTTCGCCCGTGCCCGCAACAAGCGGATCATCATTGCCACCTTTGCTTCCAACATCTATCGCGTGCAGCAGATCATCGATCTGGCTGTGGAGGATGGCCGCAAGGTGGCCTTCAGTGGCCGCAGCATGGTGAACAACACCGCCATGGCACAGGAGCTGGGCTATATGCACATCCCGGAGGGCACCCTCATCAGCGTGGATGAGCTGAACCAGTATCCCTCGGAGCAGGTAGTGCTCATTACCACCGGCAGTCAGGGCGAACCCCTGAGCGCCCTTTCCCGCATGGCGTCCTGCAGCCACCGTCAGGTGCGGGTGGGCCCCGGCGATTTCATTATCATTTCGGCAAATCCCATCCCCGGCAACGAGAAGAGCGTGACCAAGATCGTCAATGGGCTGTTGCTGCTGGGGGCAGAGGTCATCTACGAGAGCATGTACGATGTGCACGTTTCCGGCCACGCCTGTCAGGAAGAGCAGAAGCTCATGCTCACCCTGACGAAGCCCAAGTATTTCCTGCCGGTGCACGGCGAGTACAAGCAGCTCAAAAAGCATGCCCTCACCGCTGCAAGCCTCGGCATCCCCACCAGCAACATCCTCATTGCGGAGAATGGCTCCAACGTCATCCTCAGTCAGGATGAGATGAAGCTGGGCGAGCCGGTGACGGCCGGTGCCGTCATGGTGGACGGTCTGGGCGTGGGCGATGTGGGAAATGTAGTCCTGCGCGACCGCAAGCACCTGTCCGAGGACGGTCTGGTGATCATTGTGGCCACCGTGGACAGCAAGACCGGCAAAGTGCTGGCCGGCCCCGACCTTGTGAGCCGCGGCTTTGTGTATGTGCGCGAGAACGAGAGCCTGATGGACGGTGCACAGAGCATCGTGGAAAATGCGCTGGACCGCTGCGTGGACGAGCATGTGCGCGACTGGAACAGCGTCAAGACCCGTGTGCGCGAGGCACTGAGCAGCTATATCTATCGGCGCACCAAGCGCAGCCCGATGATCCTCCCCATCCTGATGGAGGTCTGA
- the dut gene encoding dUTP diphosphatase — protein sequence MEPITVKYKVLDARAKVPAYATPGSAAADLCAVLDEPLTLAPMERALVPTGLAIELPGAHSVALVYARSGLSIKHGLCMANGVGVVDSDYRGELKVPMVNLGREAYTIQPGERVAQLCIAPVYTAAFVPAEELGDTQRGEGGFGSTGK from the coding sequence ATGGAACCCATCACTGTAAAATATAAGGTACTGGATGCCCGGGCAAAGGTGCCCGCCTACGCCACCCCCGGCTCTGCCGCCGCCGACCTGTGCGCCGTGCTGGATGAGCCGCTCACCCTTGCCCCTATGGAGCGGGCATTGGTGCCCACCGGCCTTGCCATCGAGCTGCCGGGTGCCCACAGCGTGGCACTGGTGTATGCCCGCAGCGGCCTTTCCATCAAGCACGGCCTGTGCATGGCCAATGGCGTGGGCGTGGTGGACAGCGACTACCGCGGCGAACTGAAGGTGCCCATGGTCAATCTGGGCAGGGAGGCTTACACCATCCAGCCCGGTGAGCGTGTGGCACAGCTGTGCATCGCACCGGTGTACACCGCCGCCTTTGTGCCCGCCGAAGAACTGGGCGATACCCAGCGCGGCGAGGGCGGCTTTGGCTCGACGGGTAAATAA
- a CDS encoding peptidoglycan D,D-transpeptidase FtsI family protein: MNQNERKNVLHRMLLLIAVACVIMGLYAMRLIFLQLVNGDDFKAKATNTTDYNFTVTAARGDIVDSAGRRIATTATSYNVVLNKLLMGDRDLDAMLQQIVELLRENGESWNDTLLIGQPDAAGRYAFTDDDSSASDQKQLADMKETLGLQQYATANDVMEMLVEKNELQGFSLEWQRVLAGIHYEMDRQAFSNVNNFVMAENVSAATVATIKEHSLQLPGVEIVETSARSYDQSDIIPAVLGRVGKITAEKWKVTDSNGQVTYPLREKGYNMNDVLGISGLESVYEDELRGKDGVETITRNSDGVIVDTRLTTVPEPGHTVQLTIDSNFQRAVDKALAENIDMINRVYNTGTMKAAAGAVVVLDVKDGSVMAASNYPSYDQNLYASNYSEYSSDPSLPLFNRALQGLYTPGSTFKPAVAVAALDSGLINQYSTVYCNGVYNYFKDYHPRCTRHGHSGNIDVITAIKWSCNVFFYDVGRRLTSDVYDAYAYKLGLGQRTGVEVGEALGRLTTKNDSNYTASLDVQAAIGQGNTVVTPIQLATYAATLANNGTRYRTHFVKAILDTNTGEVLSETKPEVMDVIEGTGNTFELVRQGMKQVPSTISGKISSYPVPIACKTGTPQRSETYASGKHYLNAMMVAYLPADDPQIAIGITIEYGGYGARTGDLVVDIANAYFALKDGSLAQQAEEEKEAEQAKQDASQTDAAGQTAVGQTADTAAPQAGQTAPAAQDAAPEGPAADTAQPAVQDGPDVAQAEQNPDAIAPEN; encoded by the coding sequence ATGAACCAAAACGAACGAAAAAACGTCTTGCACCGGATGCTCCTGCTCATCGCAGTGGCCTGTGTTATCATGGGCCTGTACGCGATGCGGCTGATCTTTCTGCAGCTGGTCAACGGCGACGATTTCAAAGCCAAGGCGACCAACACCACCGACTATAATTTCACGGTCACTGCGGCCCGCGGCGACATCGTGGACAGCGCCGGGCGACGCATTGCCACCACGGCCACCAGCTATAATGTGGTGCTCAACAAGCTGCTGATGGGGGACCGCGATCTGGACGCCATGCTGCAGCAGATCGTGGAGCTGCTGCGGGAAAACGGCGAGAGCTGGAACGATACCCTGCTCATCGGCCAGCCGGACGCAGCAGGCCGCTATGCCTTTACAGACGATGATTCTTCTGCCAGCGATCAGAAGCAGCTGGCGGATATGAAGGAGACCCTTGGCCTGCAGCAGTATGCCACCGCCAACGATGTGATGGAAATGCTGGTGGAAAAGAACGAGCTGCAGGGCTTCTCGCTGGAATGGCAGCGGGTGCTGGCCGGCATCCACTACGAGATGGACCGGCAGGCCTTTTCCAATGTGAACAACTTTGTCATGGCAGAAAACGTCAGCGCGGCAACGGTGGCTACCATCAAGGAGCACAGCCTGCAGCTGCCCGGCGTGGAGATCGTGGAGACCAGTGCCCGCAGCTACGACCAGAGCGATATCATCCCGGCCGTGCTGGGCCGTGTGGGCAAGATCACCGCTGAAAAGTGGAAGGTGACCGATTCAAATGGTCAGGTGACCTATCCGCTGCGGGAAAAAGGCTATAATATGAACGATGTTCTGGGCATTTCCGGCCTGGAATCCGTTTATGAGGACGAGCTGCGCGGCAAGGATGGCGTGGAGACAATCACCCGCAACTCGGACGGCGTGATCGTGGATACCCGCCTGACCACAGTGCCGGAGCCGGGCCACACGGTGCAGCTGACCATCGACAGCAACTTCCAGCGCGCTGTGGACAAGGCACTGGCAGAGAACATCGACATGATCAACCGCGTGTACAACACCGGCACCATGAAAGCTGCCGCCGGTGCGGTGGTGGTGCTGGATGTGAAGGACGGCAGCGTGATGGCAGCGTCCAATTACCCCAGCTACGACCAGAACCTGTATGCGTCCAACTACAGTGAGTACAGCTCTGACCCGAGCCTGCCGCTGTTCAACCGCGCATTGCAGGGCCTGTATACGCCGGGCTCCACCTTCAAGCCCGCCGTGGCGGTGGCTGCGCTGGACAGCGGCCTCATCAATCAGTATTCTACCGTATACTGCAACGGCGTGTACAACTACTTTAAGGACTATCATCCCCGCTGCACCCGCCACGGCCACAGCGGCAACATCGATGTGATCACAGCCATCAAGTGGAGCTGCAACGTCTTCTTCTATGATGTGGGCCGCCGCCTGACCAGCGATGTCTATGATGCCTATGCCTATAAGCTGGGTCTGGGCCAGCGCACCGGCGTGGAGGTGGGTGAGGCGCTGGGACGGCTGACCACCAAGAACGACTCCAACTATACCGCATCGCTGGACGTTCAGGCCGCCATCGGTCAGGGCAATACGGTAGTCACCCCCATCCAGCTGGCCACCTATGCGGCAACGCTGGCCAACAACGGCACCCGCTACCGCACGCATTTCGTCAAGGCCATTCTGGATACCAATACCGGCGAGGTGCTCAGCGAGACCAAGCCCGAGGTCATGGATGTCATCGAGGGCACCGGCAACACCTTTGAACTGGTGCGTCAGGGCATGAAGCAGGTGCCCAGCACCATCAGCGGCAAAATTTCAAGCTATCCGGTGCCCATCGCCTGCAAGACCGGTACGCCCCAGCGCAGCGAGACCTATGCCTCAGGCAAGCACTATCTGAACGCTATGATGGTGGCTTACCTGCCGGCGGACGATCCGCAGATCGCCATTGGCATCACCATTGAGTACGGCGGCTACGGTGCCCGTACCGGTGATCTGGTGGTGGATATCGCCAATGCCTACTTTGCCCTGAAGGATGGCTCTCTTGCCCAGCAGGCAGAGGAAGAAAAAGAGGCCGAGCAGGCGAAACAGGACGCGTCCCAGACCGATGCCGCAGGACAAACGGCAGTCGGGCAGACCGCCGACACCGCTGCGCCGCAGGCCGGGCAGACGGCTCCCGCAGCGCAGGACGCTGCACCGGAAGGGCCTGCCGCAGACACAGCGCAGCCTGCTGTACAGGATGGACCGGACGTAGCGCAGGCCGAACAAAACCCCGATGCCATTGCGCCGGAGAACTGA
- the mgsA gene encoding methylglyoxal synthase, producing the protein MTIALIAHDSKKELMVQFCTAYCRILSQHKLVATGTTGKLIAEATGLQVQRFLAGVQGGDQQIASRIACNEIDLLLFFRDPINAKPSEPNEMTLLRLCDVHNIPMATNIATAEVLIHGLERGDLDWRDIVHPQN; encoded by the coding sequence ATGACGATCGCACTCATTGCACATGACTCCAAAAAGGAGCTGATGGTTCAGTTTTGTACGGCTTACTGCCGTATCCTGAGCCAGCATAAACTGGTGGCCACCGGTACGACCGGTAAGTTGATCGCCGAGGCTACCGGTTTACAGGTGCAGCGCTTTCTGGCCGGTGTGCAGGGCGGCGACCAGCAGATCGCATCCCGCATCGCCTGTAATGAGATCGACCTGCTGCTGTTCTTCCGCGACCCCATCAACGCAAAGCCCAGCGAGCCCAACGAAATGACGCTGCTGCGCCTGTGCGATGTGCACAATATCCCCATGGCCACCAACATTGCCACCGCCGAGGTGCTGATCCATGGCTTGGAGCGCGGCGATCTGGACTGGCGCGATATCGTGCATCCCCAGAACTGA
- the mreD gene encoding rod shape-determining protein MreD → MESRRMRSRSQALKWACYAAALFVCAALQTTPGLFRLGQAKPLFILPLCLAVAVYEGEFAGALFGAVGGLLWDYTAGRTVGMLALELLLLCFALSVLVQVYLQGSTWNFALIGTGTALVVLSLDWLFFYYMPGYSWALSRWLTFVLPSAVMTLVPSLVLFSLVRRIYNEFKIDNGVI, encoded by the coding sequence ATGGAATCACGCCGTATGCGCAGCCGCAGTCAGGCGTTGAAATGGGCCTGCTATGCAGCAGCGCTGTTTGTGTGCGCGGCATTGCAGACCACGCCCGGCCTGTTCCGGCTGGGGCAGGCAAAACCGCTTTTCATCCTGCCGCTCTGTCTTGCGGTGGCGGTGTACGAGGGCGAGTTTGCCGGGGCGCTGTTTGGCGCGGTAGGCGGCCTTTTGTGGGATTACACCGCCGGGCGCACGGTGGGAATGCTGGCGCTGGAACTGCTTTTGCTCTGTTTTGCGCTTTCGGTGCTGGTGCAGGTGTATCTGCAGGGCAGCACATGGAACTTTGCGCTCATCGGCACCGGCACGGCCCTTGTGGTGCTCTCGCTGGACTGGCTGTTTTTTTACTATATGCCGGGTTACAGCTGGGCGCTGAGCCGCTGGCTCACCTTTGTGCTGCCCTCGGCAGTGATGACGCTGGTGCCGTCGCTGGTGCTGTTCAGTCTGGTGCGGCGCATTTATAACGAGTTCAAAATCGACAACGGCGTGATCTGA
- a CDS encoding rod shape-determining protein — protein sequence MGLFSKDVGIDLGTANTLVYMKGKGIIMREPSVVAVDTKTDEVRCVGAEAKAVIGRTPGSIVAVRPLKDGVIADFDITANMLENFLKKACGNSMFSRPRVVICIPSGVTEVERRAVREATLKAGARQVSVIEEPMAAAIGAGLPISEPTGSMIVDIGGGTAEIAVISLGGIVASRSVRMAGDMFDQAIIAFIKRKYNLLIGERTAEQIKIEIGSAYVLDPEMTMEIKGRNLVDGLPKNIVVHSEDVREALLECLVKITSAIKETLERTPPELSADIIDRGITLTGGGALLRGLDQLIQSETGIDVHIAEDPLDCVAKGAGAVLDHVDVLHDVLDTDGGHM from the coding sequence ATGGGCCTGTTTTCAAAAGATGTGGGTATCGATCTGGGTACCGCAAATACTCTGGTATATATGAAGGGCAAGGGCATCATCATGCGTGAGCCTTCGGTGGTGGCCGTGGACACCAAGACCGATGAGGTGCGCTGCGTGGGTGCCGAGGCAAAGGCAGTCATTGGCCGCACCCCCGGCAGCATCGTGGCGGTCCGCCCCCTGAAGGACGGCGTCATTGCCGATTTTGACATCACGGCCAATATGCTGGAGAACTTCCTCAAGAAGGCATGCGGCAACAGCATGTTCTCCCGCCCCCGCGTGGTCATCTGCATCCCGTCGGGCGTCACCGAGGTGGAGCGCCGCGCGGTGCGCGAAGCGACTCTCAAGGCCGGTGCCCGTCAGGTGTCCGTCATTGAAGAGCCCATGGCTGCTGCCATCGGTGCGGGCCTGCCCATCAGCGAGCCTACCGGCAGCATGATCGTGGACATCGGCGGCGGCACGGCTGAGATTGCTGTCATTTCTCTGGGCGGCATCGTGGCCTCCCGCAGCGTGCGCATGGCCGGTGATATGTTCGATCAGGCCATCATTGCCTTCATCAAGCGCAAGTACAACCTGCTCATTGGTGAGCGCACCGCAGAGCAGATCAAGATCGAGATCGGCTCTGCCTATGTGCTGGACCCTGAAATGACCATGGAGATCAAGGGTCGCAATCTGGTGGACGGCCTGCCCAAAAACATCGTAGTCCACTCGGAGGATGTGCGCGAGGCGCTGCTGGAGTGTCTGGTCAAGATCACCAGCGCCATCAAGGAAACGCTGGAGCGCACCCCGCCGGAGCTGAGCGCGGATATCATTGACCGCGGCATCACCCTGACCGGCGGCGGCGCACTGCTGCGGGGACTGGATCAGCTGATCCAGAGCGAGACCGGCATCGACGTGCACATTGCGGAAGATCCGCTGGACTGCGTGGCCAAGGGTGCCGGTGCGGTCCTGGATCATGTGGACGTCCTGCATGATGTGCTGGACACCGACGGCGGACACATGTAA
- a CDS encoding U32 family peptidase, which produces MSKIEILAPVGNEEMLRAAVFSGADAVYLGFSGFNARTSANNFDADTLKDAVRFCHARGVAVHVALNTTVYGGELPALEAAIRAVAASGADAVICQDLAVATLIGRIAPQLPRHGSTQMSVHSLQGALELKELGFTRVVLARELSLPEVEHITKHCGIETECFVHGALCMCVSGQCYMSAFLGGRSGNRGSCAGPCRLPFEANALPEGKPGRLHHLSLKDNSVIDKLDQLQALGVASAKIEGRLRTPEYVAAAVSACLAGREGRAYDRDLLKNAFSRSGFTSGYLDGKIDGTMFGVRSEADAEQTKKTLPMLRELYRRERSRVPVKMKLEIEEGGEKLTVMDADGNKAFAYGDAEPQPARTDPTESLHRSLAKTGGTPFAASAEDITVEMDGGPWFVPGSAVNELRREALDALLKKREVLRPWPTTDEHVPALPLRTLPSRRTLRARFENWEQVPERALDGIEYLILPIAQADRVPREWRAKTLLELPRVMFGRLEEDTARRIAATQDAGFAGYEVSNIAHLRLCRGLPMSGSFGLNITNQLAAQFYADNGLGSMLILPEVKDSDISTIAPTHDGRPVPTGVLVYGHMPLMVTRACPLQNIHDCAHCDKTGVLTDRKAKKFPVRCGLGVRTIYNPVPIYMGDKPGALTVDYGVAYFTLESREEAAQILDMIRTHAPFEGDFTRGLYFKGTN; this is translated from the coding sequence ATGTCAAAGATCGAGATCCTTGCCCCGGTGGGCAATGAAGAAATGCTGCGTGCCGCTGTGTTCAGCGGGGCCGATGCAGTGTATCTGGGATTTTCGGGCTTCAATGCCCGCACCAGTGCCAACAATTTTGACGCAGACACGCTGAAAGATGCGGTGCGCTTCTGCCATGCCCGGGGCGTGGCCGTGCATGTGGCACTGAACACTACCGTCTACGGCGGGGAGCTGCCTGCGCTGGAAGCGGCCATTCGCGCCGTTGCCGCCAGCGGGGCAGATGCCGTCATCTGTCAGGATCTGGCGGTGGCAACCTTGATCGGCAGGATCGCTCCGCAGCTGCCCCGCCACGGCTCCACACAGATGAGCGTGCACAGCCTGCAGGGTGCACTGGAGCTCAAGGAGCTGGGCTTCACCCGGGTGGTGCTGGCCCGGGAGCTGAGCCTGCCTGAGGTGGAGCACATCACGAAGCACTGCGGCATCGAGACCGAGTGCTTTGTGCATGGCGCACTGTGCATGTGCGTCAGCGGCCAGTGCTATATGTCGGCTTTTCTGGGCGGGCGCAGCGGCAACCGCGGCTCCTGTGCAGGCCCCTGCCGACTGCCCTTTGAGGCAAACGCTCTGCCGGAGGGTAAGCCGGGCCGTCTGCACCACCTGTCCCTGAAGGACAACTCGGTCATCGATAAGCTGGACCAGCTGCAGGCGCTTGGCGTGGCATCGGCAAAAATTGAGGGCCGTCTGCGCACGCCGGAGTACGTGGCGGCGGCGGTCAGCGCCTGTCTGGCAGGCCGGGAGGGCCGCGCCTACGACCGTGACCTTTTGAAAAATGCCTTCAGTCGTTCGGGCTTCACCTCTGGCTATCTGGATGGGAAAATTGACGGTACCATGTTTGGTGTGCGCAGCGAAGCGGACGCCGAGCAGACCAAAAAGACCCTGCCTATGCTGCGGGAGCTTTACCGCCGTGAGCGCAGCCGTGTGCCGGTGAAGATGAAGCTGGAGATCGAAGAGGGCGGCGAGAAGCTCACCGTCATGGACGCCGACGGCAATAAGGCCTTCGCCTATGGCGACGCTGAGCCGCAGCCCGCCCGCACCGACCCCACCGAGAGCCTGCACCGCAGCCTTGCTAAGACCGGAGGTACGCCCTTTGCGGCATCGGCAGAGGATATCACGGTGGAAATGGACGGTGGGCCGTGGTTCGTGCCCGGCAGCGCCGTCAACGAGCTGCGCCGGGAAGCGCTGGATGCCCTGCTGAAAAAGCGGGAAGTGCTGCGCCCATGGCCCACCACGGACGAGCATGTGCCCGCTCTGCCGCTGCGCACCCTGCCGTCCCGCCGCACCCTGCGTGCCCGGTTCGAGAACTGGGAGCAGGTGCCGGAGCGGGCGCTTGACGGCATCGAGTATCTCATCCTGCCCATTGCGCAGGCCGACCGCGTGCCCCGGGAATGGCGGGCAAAGACCCTTTTGGAGCTGCCCCGGGTCATGTTCGGCCGTCTGGAAGAGGACACTGCCCGCCGCATCGCGGCCACGCAGGATGCCGGTTTTGCGGGTTATGAGGTGAGCAATATCGCCCACCTGCGCCTGTGCCGGGGCCTGCCCATGAGCGGCAGCTTTGGCCTGAACATCACCAATCAGCTGGCCGCACAGTTCTATGCAGACAACGGCCTTGGCTCCATGCTCATCCTGCCCGAGGTGAAGGACAGCGACATCAGCACCATTGCCCCCACCCATGACGGCAGGCCGGTGCCCACCGGTGTGCTGGTGTACGGTCACATGCCGCTGATGGTCACCCGCGCCTGCCCGCTGCAGAACATCCACGACTGCGCCCATTGCGATAAGACCGGTGTGCTGACCGACCGCAAGGCAAAGAAATTCCCGGTGCGGTGCGGCCTTGGTGTGCGCACCATCTACAATCCCGTACCTATTTATATGGGAGATAAGCCGGGCGCACTGACGGTGGACTACGGCGTGGCCTACTTCACGCTGGAAAGCCGGGAGGAAGCAGCGCAGATCCTTGACATGATCCGCACCCACGCACCCTTTGAGGGGGATTTTACCCGCGGACTGTATTTTAAAGGTACGAACTGA
- a CDS encoding Maf family protein, giving the protein MNLILASGSPRRRELLSLYTTDFTVCVSDFDESTVQADTPAQLVEQLARGKCLAVSAQHPGAVVIGCDTVVDVNGEVFGKPHSTEDAKRMLRALSGAAHEVHTGVCISDGTRTESFVDSCRVTFFPLSGEEIDFYASTAEPYDKAGAYAIQGRAALWLDRIEGDYYTIMGLPVSRTVQLLAHFM; this is encoded by the coding sequence ATGAATTTGATTTTAGCTTCCGGCAGCCCGCGCAGGCGGGAGCTGCTTTCCCTGTACACCACCGATTTCACCGTCTGTGTCAGCGATTTTGACGAGAGTACAGTGCAGGCCGACACCCCTGCTCAGCTGGTGGAGCAGCTGGCCCGGGGCAAATGCCTTGCTGTTTCGGCCCAGCACCCGGGTGCGGTGGTCATCGGCTGCGACACCGTGGTGGATGTGAACGGTGAAGTATTCGGCAAGCCTCACAGTACAGAGGACGCAAAGCGGATGCTGCGGGCCCTTTCCGGTGCTGCCCACGAGGTGCATACCGGTGTGTGCATTTCGGACGGGACCCGCACCGAAAGCTTTGTGGACAGCTGCCGCGTTACCTTTTTCCCGCTGAGCGGGGAGGAGATCGACTTTTACGCTTCCACCGCTGAACCCTACGACAAGGCCGGTGCCTACGCCATTCAGGGCCGTGCGGCCCTCTGGCTGGACCGCATCGAGGGCGACTACTACACGATCATGGGCCTGCCGGTGAGCCGCACCGTACAGCTGCTGGCACATTTTATGTGA
- the mreC gene encoding rod shape-determining protein MreC has product MKDFFDTWKFKILVAVAVFLVGIMAYAGANGRLTAAPQELLSVVLTPFQKVTSALSGGIGSVWEKYTSIDDVMAQNEQLEAENAELRQQMVDYDRIKAENEAYKALTRIQDANSEASYVSGFVIGRDPLDEFGGFTLDCGTVNGVAVSDAVISDKGYLVGVVVEADTTSCKVMTVLHPSFNAAGVVSRTRENGILTGSTDYAGDGLCVLTNLERAAETQMGDQVITTGLGGVFPPDVLVGVVQKVEPEVSGKSSLAVIRPGADPRTVKHVFVITDY; this is encoded by the coding sequence TTGAAGGATTTTTTTGACACATGGAAATTTAAGATACTGGTAGCGGTGGCGGTGTTTCTGGTGGGAATCATGGCCTATGCCGGCGCCAATGGCCGGCTGACTGCCGCCCCGCAGGAGCTGCTGAGCGTGGTGCTTACGCCGTTTCAGAAGGTGACTTCGGCCTTGAGCGGCGGCATCGGTTCGGTGTGGGAAAAATACACCAGCATCGATGATGTGATGGCCCAGAACGAACAGCTGGAAGCTGAGAACGCTGAACTGCGCCAGCAGATGGTGGACTACGACCGCATCAAGGCGGAGAACGAAGCCTACAAGGCGCTGACCCGCATTCAGGATGCCAACAGCGAGGCCAGTTATGTTTCCGGCTTTGTGATCGGCCGCGACCCGCTGGATGAGTTTGGCGGCTTTACGCTGGACTGCGGCACCGTGAACGGTGTGGCCGTGAGCGATGCCGTGATCAGCGATAAGGGCTACCTTGTGGGCGTCGTGGTGGAGGCAGATACCACCAGCTGCAAGGTGATGACCGTCCTGCATCCCAGCTTCAACGCAGCGGGCGTTGTGTCCCGCACGCGGGAAAACGGCATCCTCACCGGCAGCACCGACTACGCCGGTGACGGCCTGTGCGTGCTCACCAATCTGGAGCGCGCCGCCGAAACTCAGATGGGCGATCAGGTCATCACCACCGGCCTTGGCGGCGTGTTCCCGCCGGATGTGCTGGTGGGCGTGGTGCAGAAGGTGGAGCCGGAAGTCAGCGGCAAATCTTCGTTGGCGGTCATCCGCCCGGGCGCAGACCCGCGCACCGTCAAGCATGTTTTTGTCATCACCGATTATTAA